One part of the Bacillota bacterium genome encodes these proteins:
- a CDS encoding ribonuclease HII: MRGETKILNEKERARLEQLHFHERLLWKSGVSLIAGVDEVGRGPLAGPLVAAAVVIERELMIPGLNDSKSVPPSLRTRLAQEIKRHAKGWGIGIVPVGFIERYNIHQATFYAMKLALERLPVPPDHVLIDGWALPDLIIPQTPLVKGDARSAAIAAASLLAKTLRDEIMIYYSRIYPRYGFEKNKGYATPAHLEALRKYGPCFLHRFTFCGVKVTGDGN, translated from the coding sequence ATGAGGGGAGAAACGAAGATATTAAACGAAAAAGAACGGGCTCGTCTGGAGCAGCTGCATTTTCACGAAAGGTTGCTCTGGAAAAGCGGGGTCAGCCTGATTGCGGGTGTTGACGAGGTCGGAAGGGGCCCTCTTGCGGGCCCCCTGGTTGCGGCAGCGGTGGTTATCGAGAGGGAGCTGATGATCCCCGGGTTAAACGACAGCAAGAGCGTTCCCCCTTCTCTTCGCACGCGGCTGGCTCAAGAAATCAAAAGACACGCAAAAGGATGGGGAATCGGGATTGTTCCTGTAGGCTTTATCGAGCGCTATAACATTCATCAGGCGACCTTCTACGCGATGAAGCTCGCTTTAGAGCGTCTTCCGGTTCCCCCCGACCACGTTTTGATAGACGGCTGGGCATTGCCGGATTTAATTATCCCTCAAACCCCACTGGTAAAAGGGGATGCCAGGAGCGCCGCGATTGCGGCGGCCTCTCTCCTCGCAAAAACGCTCCGGGATGAAATCATGATTTACTACAGCCGGATTTACCCCAGGTACGGGTTTGAAAAAAATAAAGGGTACGCCACTCCTGCCCATCTTGAAGCACTGAGAAAGTACGGCCCCTGTTTTCTCCACCGGTTTACTTTTTGCGGGGTCAAGGTGACCGGAGATGGAAATTGA